A single Glycine soja cultivar W05 chromosome 14, ASM419377v2, whole genome shotgun sequence DNA region contains:
- the LOC114384556 gene encoding uncharacterized protein LOC114384556 isoform X2: MSSSAGLRARSNCRRHNDSDIFPIKKGKPLNKNENVDRRDFQNMGGIVEDHRRRSSSSKLNSNLDKSHDDPDIWTKKRGKPPQEKKEKIDRKDIQKLGNLVKGLNERCSHRKRKFIIHDSDDDNDRNDIKLGVLVEGLHKRCSRRKRKFIIRDSDDDNDRNDNKMGGPIKERRGTCSRMILINDSDDDYHVLPRKCGKSDDRNDNPPSEKLFLENVASLAGSALVKPNGDNLDMAWEWNSLKDISNKRAVTCDFCLKTTNGGITRAKKHQIGLEGDVSACKKIPPSIKLKIKQAYEKKKAVKFGLEEENDDDEVEATEEINLRAGKRRAKGSITQGSIHGHMNTLKIIELSNKLTLGMAKRKTCIRDASIKKARAKANRCIAQFIRENEIPFEVACSKGFKMMIEAVGDYGQQLNPPSYHKLRAPLLKEQSELTKEKHKPHEIEQTQYGEAIEDEPVVEPLRLTCGVVDDAIKLGEPSRLTIEAPIEEEKEEAKQEENPKPKPEINKRYARKSRRDNALVQV; encoded by the exons ATGAGTAGCTCAGCTGGACTTCGTGCAAGATCAAATTGTAGGCGCCATAATGATTCAGatatttttcctataaaaaaagggaaaccTCTGAACAAAAATGAGAACGTAGATAGAAGGGATTTT CAAAACATGGGAGGCATCGTTGAGGATCATCGTAGAAGATCCAGTAGCAGCAAGCTAAATTCTAATTTAGATAAGTCACATGATGATCCTGATATTTGGACTAAAAAACGTGGGAAGCCTCCTcaggagaaaaaagagaaaattgatAGAAAGGATATT CAAAAATTGGGTAACTTGGTCAAGGGACTAAACGAAAGATGTAGTCACAGAAAGCGAAAGTTTATTATACATGACtcagatgatgataatgatagaAATGATATT AAATTGGGTGTCTTGGTTGAGGGATTACACAAAAGATGTAGTCGCAGAAAGCGAAAGTTTATTATACGTGACtcagatgatgataatgatagaAATGATAAT AAAATGGGTGGCCCTATAAAGGAGCGTCGTGGAACATGTAGTCGCATGATTCTAATAAATGACTCAGATGATGATTATCATGTTTTACCTAGAAAATGTGGAAAATCTGATGATAGAAATGATAAT CCACCAAGTGAAAAACTATTTCTGGAAAATGTTGCGTCGTTGGCCGGTTCAGCATTGGTTAAGCCTAATGGTGATAACCTGGATATGGCTTGGGAATGGAATTCCCTAAAAGACATAAGCAATAAACGGGCTGTAACTTGTGATTTTTGTCTAAAGACCACAAATGGTGGTATAACCAGAGCTAAAAAACATCAGATAGGGTTGGAAGGAGACGTTAGTGCTTGCAAAAAGATCCCACCTTCAATTAAGCTCAAGATTAAGCAAGCTTATGAAAAAAAGAAGGCTGTGAAATTTGGGCtggaagaagaaaatgatgatgatgaggtgGAAGCCACAGAAGAAATTAACCTAAGAGCTGGAAAAAGACGTGCCAAGGGAAGTATTACGCAAGGCTCTATACATGGACATATGAATACGCTGAAAATTATTGAACTATCAAACAAACTCACTCTTGGAATGGCCAAGAGGAAAACATGTATAAGGGATGCTAGTATTAAAAAAGCAAGGGCTAAAGCTAATCGATGCATTGCCCAATTCATCCGTGAGAATGAAATTCCTTTCGAGGTTGCATGCTCTAAAGGCTTTAAGATGATGATTGAAGCTGTTGGAGATTACGGTCAACAATTGAATCCTCCAAGCTACCATAAGTTGAGGGCTCCTCTGCTAAAAGAACAATCAGAGCTTACAAAGGAAAAACACAAGCCACATGAGATAGAGCAAACTCAGTATGGAGAGGCGATTGAAGATGAACCGGTTGTTGAGCCGTTGAGGTTGACTTGTGGAGTTGTTGATGATGCAATTAAGCTTGGTGAGCCATCTAGACTCACTATTGAAGCTCCCATTGAAGAGGAAAAGGAGGAGGCGAAACAAGAAGAGAACCCGAAGCCCAAGCCCGAGATCAATAAGAGGTATGCAAGGAAAAGTAGGAGGGATAATGCACTTGTCCAAGTCtag
- the LOC114384556 gene encoding uncharacterized protein LOC114384556 isoform X1 gives MSSSAGLRARSNCRRHNDSDIFPIKKGKPLNKNENVDRRDFQNMGGIVEDHRRRSSSSKLNSNLDKSHDDPDIWTKKRGKPPQEKKEKIDRKDIQKLGNLVKGLNERCSHRKRKFIIHDSDDDNDRNDIQKLGVLVEGLHKRCSRRKRKFIIRDSDDDNDRNDNKMGGPIKERRGTCSRMILINDSDDDYHVLPRKCGKSDDRNDNPPSEKLFLENVASLAGSALVKPNGDNLDMAWEWNSLKDISNKRAVTCDFCLKTTNGGITRAKKHQIGLEGDVSACKKIPPSIKLKIKQAYEKKKAVKFGLEEENDDDEVEATEEINLRAGKRRAKGSITQGSIHGHMNTLKIIELSNKLTLGMAKRKTCIRDASIKKARAKANRCIAQFIRENEIPFEVACSKGFKMMIEAVGDYGQQLNPPSYHKLRAPLLKEQSELTKEKHKPHEIEQTQYGEAIEDEPVVEPLRLTCGVVDDAIKLGEPSRLTIEAPIEEEKEEAKQEENPKPKPEINKRYARKSRRDNALVQV, from the exons ATGAGTAGCTCAGCTGGACTTCGTGCAAGATCAAATTGTAGGCGCCATAATGATTCAGatatttttcctataaaaaaagggaaaccTCTGAACAAAAATGAGAACGTAGATAGAAGGGATTTT CAAAACATGGGAGGCATCGTTGAGGATCATCGTAGAAGATCCAGTAGCAGCAAGCTAAATTCTAATTTAGATAAGTCACATGATGATCCTGATATTTGGACTAAAAAACGTGGGAAGCCTCCTcaggagaaaaaagagaaaattgatAGAAAGGATATT CAAAAATTGGGTAACTTGGTCAAGGGACTAAACGAAAGATGTAGTCACAGAAAGCGAAAGTTTATTATACATGACtcagatgatgataatgatagaAATGATATT CAGAAATTGGGTGTCTTGGTTGAGGGATTACACAAAAGATGTAGTCGCAGAAAGCGAAAGTTTATTATACGTGACtcagatgatgataatgatagaAATGATAAT AAAATGGGTGGCCCTATAAAGGAGCGTCGTGGAACATGTAGTCGCATGATTCTAATAAATGACTCAGATGATGATTATCATGTTTTACCTAGAAAATGTGGAAAATCTGATGATAGAAATGATAAT CCACCAAGTGAAAAACTATTTCTGGAAAATGTTGCGTCGTTGGCCGGTTCAGCATTGGTTAAGCCTAATGGTGATAACCTGGATATGGCTTGGGAATGGAATTCCCTAAAAGACATAAGCAATAAACGGGCTGTAACTTGTGATTTTTGTCTAAAGACCACAAATGGTGGTATAACCAGAGCTAAAAAACATCAGATAGGGTTGGAAGGAGACGTTAGTGCTTGCAAAAAGATCCCACCTTCAATTAAGCTCAAGATTAAGCAAGCTTATGAAAAAAAGAAGGCTGTGAAATTTGGGCtggaagaagaaaatgatgatgatgaggtgGAAGCCACAGAAGAAATTAACCTAAGAGCTGGAAAAAGACGTGCCAAGGGAAGTATTACGCAAGGCTCTATACATGGACATATGAATACGCTGAAAATTATTGAACTATCAAACAAACTCACTCTTGGAATGGCCAAGAGGAAAACATGTATAAGGGATGCTAGTATTAAAAAAGCAAGGGCTAAAGCTAATCGATGCATTGCCCAATTCATCCGTGAGAATGAAATTCCTTTCGAGGTTGCATGCTCTAAAGGCTTTAAGATGATGATTGAAGCTGTTGGAGATTACGGTCAACAATTGAATCCTCCAAGCTACCATAAGTTGAGGGCTCCTCTGCTAAAAGAACAATCAGAGCTTACAAAGGAAAAACACAAGCCACATGAGATAGAGCAAACTCAGTATGGAGAGGCGATTGAAGATGAACCGGTTGTTGAGCCGTTGAGGTTGACTTGTGGAGTTGTTGATGATGCAATTAAGCTTGGTGAGCCATCTAGACTCACTATTGAAGCTCCCATTGAAGAGGAAAAGGAGGAGGCGAAACAAGAAGAGAACCCGAAGCCCAAGCCCGAGATCAATAAGAGGTATGCAAGGAAAAGTAGGAGGGATAATGCACTTGTCCAAGTCtag